Genomic DNA from Deltaproteobacteria bacterium:
GTGCTCGGTGTTCGCCGTGCCATCGACCTTGATGCCCATGCGGTCGAGAGCCGTGCGCGTCGCGCTTTCCACCTGCGGCAACGACATAGTGAAGGTTCGATAAGCGACGCCGTCCATGGTGTAGGCCACCGACGTACCGGCGGTAACCCCGGTGCCGACACCAAAGAGCGTCATGCCGACACCAGCGCAGCCGCTGAAACTAAAGGTTGCAAGAACCGCGAGCGCGGCGAAGCGAATTGTTAGTTTTGCCATATGATAATCAACCATAGGCAATTAGCGCGCCAGCCTGCCGCATGATCGAATCCGCCAAAGCGTGGGAGTTTTTGACGCACCCGTGCTGGCAACGCCGATCGCGCCGATAAAAATGTTCCACCGACGGTAATTATTACCGGTTCGACCAGCGCAGGTTCAGCGAATCAGACTTAATGACCGCCGATGCCGGTGATCTTGATGCTGCCGTGCTTGGATTTGTATTTGCGGTTAAGCGCGATGATCACGCCGGTCAACCCTTCGATCACGTAAGCGTTGCTCGCCGGGCCGGCGTCGTAGGCGGTGGCGCCGATGCGCGTGATGATGTCCATCACCTTCAACTTCGCCTCGGCGTTGTCGCCGCACACCAACACGTCGCCCAGCGGCGCATCGACATCGCCAAGATCGACGGCGGAAATGTTATGCAACGCGCCGATCACCGGTGCTTCATCGCCGAGAATCTGCTGCGCTTCCTGCAACGCCGAACCGGCCGGCGGCACGAAGGGCCTTACTTTGTTGAGCGGCACCACCGTGTCGATGATGATTTTCCCCGCCACTTGGCCTTTCAAATCCTGCACCATCTGCGCCTGTCCTTCATAGGGCACGGCGATGACCACGAAGTTGGCGTCTTTCACCGCCTCTTGATTGGTCATGCCGACCATCTCGCCGGCGCGCAGTTTCGGTTTCAAAGTCTCCACCGCAAGCCGCGCCTTTTCGGCATCCCGCGAGCCGATGATGATTTTCACCCCAGGCGCGCCCAAGCGCAGCGCCAAGGCGCTGCCTAAGTTTCCCGTGCCACCGACGATCGCTACACTGAAGTTGTCCATAAATACATTTTGATCTAGCGAAAAAGATCTTCCGCCGCGGGGCGTAAAAGCTCTTGCACCGATCCATCCTCCCTTTTTTCGATTTGATATCCGCGCACCACCACGACGGGAACGCCGTCGCGCTTGCCCATGACTAATTCCGCCGCCGATGCGATTTCATCGGCGATCGCCGCCACCGCGGCTTTGAGTTCGTAACCATGGCGATCTTTCAATCCGCGTTCGTCTTTAATCGCCTTCATACCGGCAATACCGACTGCGACATCCACGGTACCGACGCGCCAGGCGCGGCCGAAACTGTCGCTGATGATCACGCCGACGCTTTTACTTGTGCGACTGCGAACCTCGTCGCGAATTGCCCGCGCCGAACGATCGGCATCTTGCGGCAGCAACGCGACAACGCCAATGCCAACATTGGATTGATCGACGCCGGCGTTGGCGCAGACAAAACCGTGGTGAGTCTCGACGATCATGGCGCGGCCGCCCGTGCGAATGACTTTTCGACTCTCGCCAAGTATCACTTCGACCAACGCTGCTTCTTTGTCCAGCTCTTGGCCCAACTGGCGCGCGCGCGCAGAGACTTGCACGTCATTCAAACGCACCATTCGCCCTTCGGCCTTGGAAACGATTTTCTGCGCGACGACTAAGACATCGTCGTCGGCCAACGCGACGCCCTGGCGTGAGCAGGCTTCGACAATCAACTGACCGATGGCGGCACCGGCGCCGATTTCACCGAGCGATTCGATGCCGAAAAGTTCCAGCCGCTTCATAGCGCTGCCGCGCCGCGCTTGGATTGCGCCGCCGCATCCAAGAATTCGCGCGCCACCCGCGTCGAGTCGCCGTCGGCTAACTGGTAGTCGAGAAAGCGTTCAAGATCCTGCGGCTCGTCGATATCCAAAGCGATGTTGTCGTTTTCAAAGTAGCGCAGCGGCAAGCCTTGCGCAGTCACTTGCGCCGAATGAAAAGTAAAACTGTCGTAACCGAAGCGCAGTTGAATCACATCCGGCGGCGCCAAAAGCAAAGCATTGGTACCCAAGCGATCATGGGACGGAACTAACAAAGCAAACGGCGCCCGCGCGTCGTCGGGAACTTGGGCGAGAACTTGCTCGATGTCCGCCGCCCGCACCAGCGGCATATCGCCGGGAAGAATCAGCACCGCTTCGCAGCCGGCGTTTTTCAATTCCAGCCGCGCGAAGTCGACGGCGCCGGTCTCACCATGTTCGGCGCTTTCGCGAATCACTTCGGCGCCGGCCAGCGCCGCGATCGCCGCGACTTTGTCGTCACCGGTCACGACGAACGTTCCGGCTAAGCCGCGCGCCAGTCGTGCCTGGCGCAAAATATCGCGGAACATGGTTTCGGCCAAAAGCTCCCGCGCCGCGCCTCCCAACAACGGGCTCAAGCGTTGCTTGGCGTTGCGAAAACCTTTGACGGGCATAAGTACGGCGACATTCATGGCAGACCAGACAGAATTTTCTAGACTATTTTCGCGCCAAGGCCAAGAGCTCGCGCGCCAAGCGGCGCTTGGCGGAAAGATTGGGCATGCGGATGTCGCTCGTGACCACGTTAACTTGCAATCGTTCAATCTCTTGGCTGGAATCGCGATCTTCGTCGGCAATCATCAAAGTGTCAAGGTAATCACCGTAACATTGTGCCACGCCCAGTGCCGAAGCTGCGAAACCGCTGGCGACCATCAGTTTATGCGCGGGTCCGGAAATCGCCGTGGCACCGATCATCGGGCTGACACCGATCACCGCGGCGTTGCTTTCAATCAACGCATTACGAATGCCGGGAACCGAAAGAATTGGGCCGATGCTCGTGATCGGATTGCTCGGGCAGATGACAATCGCTTCGGCGTTCTCAAGCGCGCCAATCACGCCGGGCGCGGGACGACTCTTTTCAACGCCATCGAAGCGGACTGATGCAACATCGCCTGCCCAACGATCTTTGACGAAAAATTCTTGAAACGAAATTTCTCCCGCGGCCGTCAGCACGCGAGTTTCGACACGCTCGTCGGACATAGGCAAGATCGTCGCGCCCACGCCGAGTACGCGGCGCAGATGATCGGTGACTTCACATAGAGTTAGCCCTTCCCGCAGCATGCGCGTGCGCGTGATATGCGTCGCCAAATCCTTATCGCCGAGATTGAACCACGCGTCGTTGCCCAAGCGACGCAATTGTTCGAGAGCGACAAAAGTATCGTCTTTCAGGCCCCAACCTTTTTCACCGTCGTTCAAACCCGCCAGTGTGTAAGTGATGGTGTCGATGTCCGGCGATACGTGCAATCCATGAAAGATCGCGTCGTCGCCGGTGTTACAGATGATGGTCAATTCGGCGGGATCGATCTCCGCCGCCAACCCTTCGATCAGCTTAGCGCCGCCGGTGCCGCCGGTGAACACGACGATCATTAAGCGAGTCCTGAATGGTTGGAATTCTCGAGCGCTGCCACCTTGCCAAGGGGACCGTTGTCTTTGACCAATCCGTCCGCGCCGCACAGATCGGCGATCGCCGGCAACAACGAAGGCGCGAGAAATTTGTCGCCCTGCCGAATGTATTCAGGATACACCGGCAAGCGCGCCCGCAGTTCGAAACCCGCCTCGGCGCTTTTTTGTTGGAGTAAGTTTAACGCCGGCCAGGGCGCTTCGGGATTGATGAAGTCGGGGGTCAACGGCGACACGCCGCCCCAGTCGTTGATGCCGGCGTCTAAGTAGAATTCGTAACCGTCGGGGGTTAAGTTCGGCGGCGCTTGGATGTTCATCTCGCCGCCCAGGATTAAGCGTGCGATCGCAATCGTCTTGACCATGTCATCCGTCGTCGCGTCGGGATGCGCGCGCATGGGAATGGTCGGCTTGGCGCGAAAATTTTGCACGATCACTTCTTGGATATGGCCGTAGCGTTGATGCAGCTCGCCAATCGCGATCAGCGAGTCGATTCGCTCCGGCCAATTCTCACCGATGCCGATGAGAATCCCTGTGGTGAAAGGAATCCGCAGCTCGCCGGCCAGTTCTAACGTGCGGAGCCGCACCGCCGGCTTTTTGTCGGGCGCATTGTCGTGGGCTGCACCGGCGAGCAGCAAACGCTCACTGACGCTTTCGAGCATCAGACCCATGCTCGGGTTGAATTGCTTCAGCCGCTGCAAATCGCCGCGCCCCATCACGCCGGGATTGGAATGCGGCAAGAGCCCGGTTTCTTGCAGCACAACGCGGCAAGCCTCGACTAGATAATCGAGTGTGCGCTGATGACCGCGCTCGGCCAAGAACTGTTTCATCTCCGGATAAATCGCCTCTGGCTTGTCGCCCAGACTGAACAAGACTTCGCTGCAACCGAGCAGCTTGCCTTGGCGCACCACGCGCAAAACTTCGTCGAGGGTCATCGATTTGGCGCCCGGCTCATCGGGCGCTTTGCGAAAAGTACAGTAGCCGCAAAAATCGCGGCACAGATTGGTCAGCGGCACGAAGATCTTCGGTGAGAAGGTGACTACCCGCCCCTTATGACGATCGCGCAACGCGGCGGCGGCGGCGCAAAGCTCATGCAACTCGTCGCCTTGGGCCACAGTCATCGAAAGAGCGTCGGCTCGGGAAAGCCGCTTGCCCTGCCGGCAATCTTGGAGAATCGTGAGCATCTGTTCTGCTTGAATATCGAATTGACCGCCGCTATTCAAACCTGCGCTGAGTTCCCTGGGCAATTGAGTGGGGTTCCATCAGATGCGCAGAGATTTTTTTCACAAGCCGTTTCTTTACGGAAGCGGTGGTAAGCGGGCCGGCCATGGTGCATATCCCATCATAGTCACTTCGCTACTACGGTTCGGCTCAATCTAGTCGGCCGCGAGACTTTCGCTGTAATAATTCCCATCATTGATGGCCATGTTAAAGCGCGCGGACTTCAGGCGATCGAACTGGGTTCCGCCAGGGAGACGCAAGCGCTGTGAGCGAAAAGCCCGCGCTCCGAAAGCTATTTTTTCTTCAGCAGCGTCAGCGCTTCTTTCACCTTCTTCATCGACTCGCCGTGATCGCCGCCGTCGTGGAGTCTTTCCGATTCGTCGATCAGCGCTTTGACTTTGTCTTTTTCAGTCTTGACCAGCTTCGTTTTGACGAGCAGATCGCGACCTTCTTTGATCAACTTGGGGCAGGTGCGAGCCCAAACGGGCTGCGCGAGGGAGATGACCAGGCCCGCGGCCAGCATGGCCGTTGAGATATGCTTCATCATGTATCGCTCCTAATAGTGCCGATGTTTATGCCATGCAAATTCGATTTAAACTGTATAACATTTCCCCATAGCCGCGGCAAAATTAAACCTGCCTTCAACGGGATTGGCGAATTATCGCTTGACAGCGGCACAGCCCCTACCTATGCTCTGCGGCAGTCGAGTAACAAGCCGCCAACGATTCATTCCATGCCCGCCAACCCAAGCGCCGAGGAGTCCGCTGCATCCGTCGCCAGCGCCGAACAGCTGAAAAAACAGTACGCCGCCGGCGTGCGCCACTTCGATGGCGCCAAGTTGGCCAATGCAGATCTGTCTGGCGCCGATCTCCGCAACGTCAGTCTCACCGACGCCGATTTGACCGGTGCCAATCTTGAGCACGCCGATTTGGCCGATGCCAATCTTCAGGGTGCATTGTTGCTGCGCAGCAAATTGCGCGCCGCCAATTTTGAAAATGCCGACCTCAGCCGCGCCGTCGGTCTCTTGCCGGCGCAGCTCGCCGGCGTCAATCTCGCCGGCGCCCGTCTGCCGGAAAAATTCGGCGATTTCGACGGTCTGCGCGTGGTCGAGGAGGAATCGAAAAATGCCCGCGCGCTTTTCTTCAGCACGTTGCTCTCCTGTGTCTATGGCTGGCTGACCATCGCCGGCACCAGCGATGTTCTGCTGCTGACCAACTCGGCATCGTCGCCGTTACCGATCATTGGCGCGTCCATCCCGATCGTGAGTTTCTATGTCGTCGGTCCGCTGATCTTGCTGCTCCTCTACATTTATCTCCATCTTCATTTGCAGCGGCTCTGGGAACGGCTCGCCGATTTGCCGGCGGTGTTTCCCGATGGCCGCTCCCTCGGCAAGCGCGCCTATCCCTGGCTGCTCACCGGACTGGTCTAGTCTTACAACCCCTACCTCAAAGAACGCCGGCCGCCACTGTCACGGTTACAGTCAGCGGTCTCGATCTGGATCGCCTGGTGGTTGGTGCCGCTGACGATCGCCCTGTTTTGGCTGCGCTACTTGCGCCGGCATGACTGGAACGGCACTGCCCTCCACATCGTCGTGTTGGTCGGCGCCATCGCCGCCGGTGTCATACTTTATCGGCTCGCCGTGTCGACACTGCGCGGCCAGCGTAGGAATGCCGTGCCGCTCAAGAATCTGTTCTTCCAGGCGGCAATTTATTCGCGCCTGTCCTGGATCGCCCTGATCGGCGCGACAATTTATATTCTTTCATTGGGCGCCATCGAAGGTGTGCCGCCTGAATACGAAGTTACCGAAGGGGAAAAATCTTTAATCCAAGCCGACGTGACTGCGGCCGACGTGCGCCGCTGGGTGCCGCAGTTGTTGCATGCTCTGGGCAACAAATCCTTCGCCGATCTGCGCGAAGTCGATGTCTCGGCGAGACTACAGAATTGGAAAGGCCAAGAAGAAGACGAGATCGATAGGGTCAAGCGCGGCCGGCTGCGCGGCGCCAACTTGCGCTTCGCCGACGCCACCCGGGCGTTTCTCGTCGGCGCCGATTTGAGCCGGGCCAATCTCCAAGGCATCTATCTGTTCCAGGCCAATCTGCGGCGCGCCGATTTGACCTGGGCCGATCTGAAAGATTCCTTCGCCTATGAAGCCGACTTGCAGGGCGCCAATTTGCAAAATGCCGACCTGCGCGGCGTTGATTTTACTGGCGCAAACTTAAGCGGCGCGACACTCAAGGGCGCGCGCCTGGAAAATGCCAATCTGGAAAATAGTAATTTGAACAAAACCAACCTTAGTGGTACGTCTTTGACGACAGTAAAGGGATTGACCGCCGAGCAAATCGCCACGGCAGTTACCGACAACACGACCCAGCTGCCGGAACATCTAGCGGCGAGTCGAAGTCAAAAATAAATCGAAGGCAGGAAATCACCATGGATAATTTCGATAACGTTCTCGTCGTCGACGCCGACGGCCATGTATATGAAGGCAATATCGACTTGCGGCCGCGTATGCCGGAGAAGTGGCGTTCCCAGGCACCGATCAACATGAAAGACAATGAAGGCAACGGCCGCATGCTGCTCGAAGGCCGCCTGTGGTCGGCCTCTCAAGGTCTCGGCCCCGGGGTCTCCGGACCGATGACCGACAAAGCGCGCGGCTTTCGCGAAGGCATGGTCGACCCCCTGGCGCGGTTGAAAGACATGGACGCCGAAGGCATCGATGTGGCCATATTGTTCGGCACCCAAATCGCGCTCACGGTCAACGGCTTGATGAGCAAAGAACTATCCGCCGTGCTCTGCCGCGCTTGTAACGACTGGTTGATGGAATACTGCGCCGCCGACAAGAATCGTTTGCTCGGCGTCGGCTTGATTCCCTGCCAAGACCCGCCGGCCGCGGTAAAGGAATTGGAATATTTGAAAAAAGCCGGCGCAGTGACAGCGATGTTGCCGACCAATGTCTACGGCTTGAACAATATGGGCGACAAAATGTTCGATCCGATTTATCAATGCGCCCAGTCCATCGGCATGACGCTGAGCGTCCATCCGCAGACCGGCCACGACGGCGTGCCCGGCGTCTCCGGCGTCATGGGCGCCGGCAGCGAGCGGTTTAGAAAATACGTCTACGTCCACATGACCGCGTTTCCTTTTGAACTGATGATCGCCATGATGCACATGATCGGCGAAGGAGTGTTCGACCGTTTTCCGAAATTGAAAGTCGGCTTCATGGAAGGCGGCGCCGGCTGGCTGCCGTTTTGGGCCGAGCGTTTCGACGAGCATATCGAAAAACTCGCGCCGCAGATGCCCGAGCTCAAGCGCAGGCCGAGCGAGATCATCAAGAGCAAACAGGTCGTGCTCACCTGCGAATCCGAAGAGACCGGTCTTGACCGCGTCTTCGCCGCCAACGGCGAGGACACCGTGCTCTATGCGTCGGATTACTGCCATTGGGATTGCCACTTCCCCTACTCGGTCAAAGACGTGGTCGAAAGCAAAGACTTAAGTTTCGCCCAGAAAGAAAAACTCCTCGGCAAAAACGCCGTGGATTTTTTCGAGCTGAAGAATCTGCCGCAGCCCAAAGCACTCAAGCTCGCGCGCCAGTCGTGGAACGGCCAGGCGAAAGTGGCGACAGCATAAGGAGTCCAGCAATGAAGCGCGACTTTTTGTTGAAACTTCGAAACCTACGCGCCCTACGATCAATTCTTACCCTCGCCCATTCCGATGGGAGAGGGAAGGGTGAGGGTCGAAGAATGCCTGCGGCTATTATCGTGAGCATGCTGTTCATGTTCACTCTGCTGATACCCACCATCGGTCGCGCTGCCGAATCTCCCTACAAAATCCGCGTCGGTTTCCCCTCCCTGGCGTTTTCCTATCTGCCCTATTACGTCGCCCAGGAGAAAGGCTTCTACAAGAAACATAATATTGAATCCGAATACATTCAGATCACCAACTCGATCGCGCCCCAAGCCGTGGTCGCCGGCAATATCAATTACTTCACCTCCGCTTCGACGGCGATTTCCGCCGGCATCGCCGGCCTGCCATTGGTCATGGTGATGAATTTTTGCGATATTTCACCCTGGGTGTTGGTGACGCACAAAGACATCAACAAGCCCCAGGACCTGATCGGCAAAACCGTCGCCTTGTCGGGCGTTCGCACCTCGCCCTACTATTTCTTCCAAGCGTTTTTGAAAAAGTCCGAGATCAACGAAAAAGATGTCGGCGCCATCAACACCGGCGGCACCGCCGATAGTTTTCGCGCGCTCACCAGT
This window encodes:
- a CDS encoding 2-phospho-L-lactate transferase, with product MIVVFTGGTGGAKLIEGLAAEIDPAELTIICNTGDDAIFHGLHVSPDIDTITYTLAGLNDGEKGWGLKDDTFVALEQLRRLGNDAWFNLGDKDLATHITRTRMLREGLTLCEVTDHLRRVLGVGATILPMSDERVETRVLTAAGEISFQEFFVKDRWAGDVASVRFDGVEKSRPAPGVIGALENAEAIVICPSNPITSIGPILSVPGIRNALIESNAAVIGVSPMIGATAISGPAHKLMVASGFAASALGVAQCYGDYLDTLMIADEDRDSSQEIERLQVNVVTSDIRMPNLSAKRRLARELLALARK
- the npdG gene encoding NADPH-dependent F420 reductase, coding for MDNFSVAIVGGTGNLGSALALRLGAPGVKIIIGSRDAEKARLAVETLKPKLRAGEMVGMTNQEAVKDANFVVIAVPYEGQAQMVQDLKGQVAGKIIIDTVVPLNKVRPFVPPAGSALQEAQQILGDEAPVIGALHNISAVDLGDVDAPLGDVLVCGDNAEAKLKVMDIITRIGATAYDAGPASNAYVIEGLTGVIIALNRKYKSKHGSIKITGIGGH
- a CDS encoding pentapeptide repeat-containing protein — its product is MSRLQSAVSIWIAWWLVPLTIALFWLRYLRRHDWNGTALHIVVLVGAIAAGVILYRLAVSTLRGQRRNAVPLKNLFFQAAIYSRLSWIALIGATIYILSLGAIEGVPPEYEVTEGEKSLIQADVTAADVRRWVPQLLHALGNKSFADLREVDVSARLQNWKGQEEDEIDRVKRGRLRGANLRFADATRAFLVGADLSRANLQGIYLFQANLRRADLTWADLKDSFAYEADLQGANLQNADLRGVDFTGANLSGATLKGARLENANLENSNLNKTNLSGTSLTTVKGLTAEQIATAVTDNTTQLPEHLAASRSQK
- the cofC gene encoding 2-phospho-L-lactate guanylyltransferase; this encodes MNVAVLMPVKGFRNAKQRLSPLLGGAARELLAETMFRDILRQARLARGLAGTFVVTGDDKVAAIAALAGAEVIRESAEHGETGAVDFARLELKNAGCEAVLILPGDMPLVRAADIEQVLAQVPDDARAPFALLVPSHDRLGTNALLLAPPDVIQLRFGYDSFTFHSAQVTAQGLPLRYFENDNIALDIDEPQDLERFLDYQLADGDSTRVAREFLDAAAQSKRGAAAL
- a CDS encoding amidohydrolase, which encodes MDNFDNVLVVDADGHVYEGNIDLRPRMPEKWRSQAPINMKDNEGNGRMLLEGRLWSASQGLGPGVSGPMTDKARGFREGMVDPLARLKDMDAEGIDVAILFGTQIALTVNGLMSKELSAVLCRACNDWLMEYCAADKNRLLGVGLIPCQDPPAAVKELEYLKKAGAVTAMLPTNVYGLNNMGDKMFDPIYQCAQSIGMTLSVHPQTGHDGVPGVSGVMGAGSERFRKYVYVHMTAFPFELMIAMMHMIGEGVFDRFPKLKVGFMEGGAGWLPFWAERFDEHIEKLAPQMPELKRRPSEIIKSKQVVLTCESEETGLDRVFAANGEDTVLYASDYCHWDCHFPYSVKDVVESKDLSFAQKEKLLGKNAVDFFELKNLPQPKALKLARQSWNGQAKVATA
- the cofE gene encoding coenzyme F420-0:L-glutamate ligase; this translates as MKRLELFGIESLGEIGAGAAIGQLIVEACSRQGVALADDDVLVVAQKIVSKAEGRMVRLNDVQVSARARQLGQELDKEAALVEVILGESRKVIRTGGRAMIVETHHGFVCANAGVDQSNVGIGVVALLPQDADRSARAIRDEVRSRTSKSVGVIISDSFGRAWRVGTVDVAVGIAGMKAIKDERGLKDRHGYELKAAVAAIADEIASAAELVMGKRDGVPVVVVRGYQIEKREDGSVQELLRPAAEDLFR
- a CDS encoding ABC transporter substrate-binding protein codes for the protein MKRDFLLKLRNLRALRSILTLAHSDGRGKGEGRRMPAAIIVSMLFMFTLLIPTIGRAAESPYKIRVGFPSLAFSYLPYYVAQEKGFYKKHNIESEYIQITNSIAPQAVVAGNINYFTSASTAISAGIAGLPLVMVMNFCDISPWVLVTHKDINKPQDLIGKTVALSGVRTSPYYFFQAFLKKSEINEKDVGAINTGGTADSFRALTSNRVVGTVLTPPFDDKAVSLGYKKFAQLGELADIPYVGMVTSANEIKTNRESVRRTVTAMLEAIAWLRANRPDTVKMIVDKFKVNQQEAEGTYATLIRILNKDSRMNPKTGRGYLDILRQERTIAADYDPMKHTDFSFLPAAR
- a CDS encoding pentapeptide repeat-containing protein; amino-acid sequence: MLHHVSLLIVPMFMPCKFDLNCITFPHSRGKIKPAFNGIGELSLDSGTAPTYALRQSSNKPPTIHSMPANPSAEESAASVASAEQLKKQYAAGVRHFDGAKLANADLSGADLRNVSLTDADLTGANLEHADLADANLQGALLLRSKLRAANFENADLSRAVGLLPAQLAGVNLAGARLPEKFGDFDGLRVVEEESKNARALFFSTLLSCVYGWLTIAGTSDVLLLTNSASSPLPIIGASIPIVSFYVVGPLILLLLYIYLHLHLQRLWERLADLPAVFPDGRSLGKRAYPWLLTGLV
- the cofG gene encoding 7,8-didemethyl-8-hydroxy-5-deazariboflavin synthase subunit CofG; protein product: MLTILQDCRQGKRLSRADALSMTVAQGDELHELCAAAAALRDRHKGRVVTFSPKIFVPLTNLCRDFCGYCTFRKAPDEPGAKSMTLDEVLRVVRQGKLLGCSEVLFSLGDKPEAIYPEMKQFLAERGHQRTLDYLVEACRVVLQETGLLPHSNPGVMGRGDLQRLKQFNPSMGLMLESVSERLLLAGAAHDNAPDKKPAVRLRTLELAGELRIPFTTGILIGIGENWPERIDSLIAIGELHQRYGHIQEVIVQNFRAKPTIPMRAHPDATTDDMVKTIAIARLILGGEMNIQAPPNLTPDGYEFYLDAGINDWGGVSPLTPDFINPEAPWPALNLLQQKSAEAGFELRARLPVYPEYIRQGDKFLAPSLLPAIADLCGADGLVKDNGPLGKVAALENSNHSGLA